Proteins encoded in a region of the Puniceibacterium sp. IMCC21224 genome:
- the glmU gene encoding bifunctional UDP-N-acetylglucosamine diphosphorylase/glucosamine-1-phosphate N-acetyltransferase GlmU, whose protein sequence is MSIALVILAAGKGTRMESDTPKVLHKIAGAPMLVHAMQAGSALAPDRIVVVAGHGADQVSAVVTDYDAEASVVRQDEQLGTAHAVAQARDALHGFDGNVLVLYGDTPFIRQQTLEKMAVARARHNLVVLGFDAADPGRYGRLVMQGDKLERIVEYKDASEDERALTLCNSGVLMANSATLFDLIAGVGNDNAAGEYYLTDIVALAHARGLTATTVTCDESETLGINSRPELARAEALFQTRARAALIEDGVAIQAPETLFLSYDTTIGRDAEIEPNVVFGPGVTVESGARIRAFSHLEGCHVSRGAVVGPYARLRPGAELAEDVHVGNFVEIKNAHLDTGVKANHLSYIGDADIGEGTNIGAGTITCNYDGVFKHRTTIGAHAFIGSNTMLVAPVRVGNNALTGSGSVITSDVPDDALALGRAKQATKDGYGRKLVEMLKAKKARLQKETD, encoded by the coding sequence ATGAGCATCGCATTGGTCATCCTGGCCGCAGGCAAGGGCACCCGAATGGAGTCCGACACCCCAAAGGTGCTGCACAAGATCGCCGGCGCGCCGATGCTGGTGCACGCAATGCAGGCCGGATCGGCGCTCGCCCCGGATCGGATCGTAGTGGTCGCAGGGCACGGCGCGGATCAGGTCAGCGCCGTCGTGACCGATTACGATGCCGAGGCCAGCGTGGTACGACAAGACGAACAGTTGGGCACTGCGCATGCTGTCGCACAGGCGCGCGACGCACTGCACGGATTCGACGGCAATGTGCTGGTGCTGTACGGCGACACCCCGTTCATCCGCCAGCAAACCCTCGAAAAGATGGCCGTCGCACGGGCGCGCCATAATCTGGTCGTGCTGGGATTCGACGCCGCAGATCCGGGCCGATATGGTCGACTGGTGATGCAAGGCGACAAGCTGGAGCGAATTGTCGAATACAAGGACGCCTCCGAGGACGAGCGCGCCCTGACACTGTGCAACTCCGGGGTTCTTATGGCGAATTCGGCAACGTTGTTCGATCTGATCGCCGGAGTCGGCAACGACAATGCGGCGGGGGAATATTACCTTACCGATATCGTAGCGCTGGCCCACGCCCGCGGCCTGACAGCCACCACCGTGACCTGCGACGAATCTGAGACGCTGGGCATCAATTCGCGACCCGAGCTGGCCCGCGCCGAGGCGCTGTTCCAGACCCGCGCCCGCGCCGCTCTGATCGAGGATGGGGTCGCCATTCAGGCCCCCGAAACGCTGTTCCTGTCTTATGACACCACCATCGGCCGCGATGCCGAGATTGAGCCGAACGTGGTCTTCGGCCCCGGTGTCACAGTGGAATCCGGTGCCCGCATCCGCGCCTTTTCGCATCTCGAAGGGTGCCACGTGTCACGCGGCGCAGTGGTCGGCCCCTACGCCCGTCTGCGCCCCGGCGCGGAACTGGCCGAGGACGTGCATGTCGGCAACTTTGTTGAGATCAAGAACGCCCATCTCGACACTGGCGTCAAAGCCAACCATCTAAGCTATATAGGTGATGCCGACATCGGCGAAGGCACCAATATCGGTGCCGGCACCATCACCTGCAACTACGATGGCGTGTTCAAGCATCGCACAACCATTGGCGCACATGCCTTTATCGGCTCCAACACCATGCTGGTTGCCCCGGTTCGCGTGGGCAACAACGCGCTTACCGGCAGCGGGTCAGTGATCACCAGTGACGTGCCTGACGATGCTTTGGCGCTGGGACGCGCCAAACAGGCCACAAAGGACGGTTACGGCCGCAAACTGGTCGAGATGCTAAAGGCCAAAAAAGCCAGGCTGCAAAAGGAGACTGACTAA
- a CDS encoding HAD-IA family hydrolase: MRTVIFDLDGTLADTSGDLIAAANACFVARGDGPQLDPATDAGTALRGGRAMLTLGLERIDALSVEDVDRWYPVLLEEYGKAIATHTVLYPGALAAVTKLLEAGYKVGICTNKPEGLAEQLLQALGIRSHFASLIGADTLTTRKPDAAPYVAAVEQAGGAVAQSCLIGDTVTDRNTARAAGVPCVLVTFGPSGGDMAALDPEALIGHFDELAGVVTRLIG, from the coding sequence ATGCGGACAGTGATTTTTGATCTCGACGGCACTTTGGCGGACACAAGTGGCGATCTGATCGCCGCCGCCAACGCCTGTTTTGTCGCGCGTGGGGATGGTCCGCAACTGGACCCGGCAACCGATGCGGGCACGGCACTGCGCGGCGGGCGGGCGATGTTGACGCTGGGGCTGGAACGCATCGACGCCCTAAGTGTTGAGGACGTGGATCGCTGGTATCCGGTTCTGCTGGAGGAATACGGCAAAGCAATTGCTACTCATACGGTGCTTTATCCCGGTGCGCTGGCTGCGGTGACAAAGCTGCTCGAGGCGGGCTACAAAGTCGGGATCTGCACCAACAAACCCGAGGGACTGGCCGAGCAGTTGTTACAGGCGCTGGGGATTCGGTCGCATTTTGCGTCGCTGATCGGGGCGGACACTCTGACAACCCGCAAACCTGACGCGGCACCCTATGTTGCAGCGGTCGAGCAGGCGGGCGGTGCCGTAGCGCAAAGCTGTCTGATCGGGGATACGGTGACGGACCGGAACACGGCGCGAGCGGCAGGGGTGCCCTGCGTGTTGGTTACCTTCGGCCCATCCGGCGGGGATATGGCGGCGCTGGATCCCGAGGCGCTGATCGGCCATTTTGATGAACTTGCGGGCGTCGTCACCAGGTTGATCGGCTAA